The following is a genomic window from Bordetella petrii.
TTATCCATCCCCCGCCTCATGCTACCGCAATCCCTGTCGCGCAGCCTGCCCGGCTGGCTCATCCTGATGGGCACGCTGACGGCCATCGGACCGTTCTCCATCGACATGTACCTGCCGGCTTTTCCGGCCATGGCCGACAGCCTGCAGGTGTCGCGCGGCGAGGTCGAGCGCACGCTGGCGGCCTACCTGATCGGGCTGGCCCTGGCCCAGGTGGTGTACGGCCCGCTGGCCGACCGCTACGGGCGCAAGAAACCGGTACTGGCGGGCCTGGCGCTGTATACCGTTGCCTCGCTGGGTTGCGCGCTGGCCGGCAGCGTGCAGATGCTGATCCTCTGGCGGGTGCTGCAGGCGCTGGGCGGGGCCGCGGGGGTGGTGATCCCGCGCGCGGTGATCCGCGACCACTACGAAACCCAGGATGCCGCGCGCGCCATGTCGCTGCTGATGCTCATCATGGGGCTCGCGCCGATCCTGGCGCCGCTGGCGGGCGGCCAACTGCTGGCGGTGATGGGCTGGCGCAGCCTGTTCTGGCTGATGGCGGCCGGGGCGCTGGCCCTGATGGCCGCCACCGCCCTGATCATGCAGGAATCGCTGGCGCCGGAGCGCGTCCAGCCGCTCAGCGCCTCGTCCATCGCCCGCAATTACGCCGCGTTGCTGTGCCACCGCGGCTTTATGGCGCACAGCCTGGCGGGCGGCTTCGGCCAGGCCGGCATGTTCGCCTACATCATCAGTTCGCCGCGCCTGTTCATCGAGCTGTATGGCGTCGATCCGCAGCACTACGGCCTGCTGTTCGGCGCCAATGCCGCGGGTCTGATCATCGGCTCGCAGGTCAGCGCGCGGCTGCTGCGCACCTACACTCCGCTGCAGCTGCAGCGCGGCGCCCTGACCGCGCTGGCCGTGGCCAGCCTGGCGGCCCTGGCCCTGGCCCTGGCCGGCCTCATGACCCTGCCCCTGCTGATGGCCTGCCTGATCGGCTACATGTTCAGCCAAGGCTTCGTCAACCCGAACTCAGCCGC
Proteins encoded in this region:
- a CDS encoding multidrug effflux MFS transporter, producing MLPQSLSRSLPGWLILMGTLTAIGPFSIDMYLPAFPAMADSLQVSRGEVERTLAAYLIGLALAQVVYGPLADRYGRKKPVLAGLALYTVASLGCALAGSVQMLILWRVLQALGGAAGVVIPRAVIRDHYETQDAARAMSLLMLIMGLAPILAPLAGGQLLAVMGWRSLFWLMAAGALALMAATALIMQESLAPERVQPLSASSIARNYAALLCHRGFMAHSLAGGFGQAGMFAYIISSPRLFIELYGVDPQHYGLLFGANAAGLIIGSQVSARLLRTYTPLQLQRGALTALAVASLAALALALAGLMTLPLLMACLIGYMFSQGFVNPNSAALALSEQGARLGAGSALLGTLQLSCGAAAGFVVSAWQAAGPLPLATVLACCATLSWLAGRVARNLKRPLA